ACTCATCACGTAAACTAAAAAATAATTCATGTAAATTTTTAGCAGAGGCGGTGTCTAAATTCCCACTAGGTTCATCGGCAAAAATAACTTTAGGATTATTAATTAAGGCTCTTGCAACAGCAACTCGCTGTTGTTCGCCACCAGAAAGTTCATTTGGTTTATGATCAACTCGATGTGATAAACCTAAGAAATCTAATATTTTTTTGGCTGCTATTTCTACTTCTTTTTTTGGCTTCTTAGCTATATATGCAGGAATACAGACATTCTCTAATGCCGTAAACTCAGGTAACAATTGATGGAATTGAAAAATAAAACCTATATGTTCATTCCTGAATTTTGATAATCCTCTGTCGTTTAAATTTAAAACGTCTTGCCCATTTAATTCAAGTTTTGATTTTATAGAATTGTTTAGCCCTTTTGTAGAAGGCTTATCAAGTGTACCTAAAATCTGTAATAATGTTGTTTTTCCAGCCCCAGAAGGCCCAACAATAGCAACAATTTCCCCCTGTTTTATATGAAGATCAACACCTTTTAAAACTTCTAAATCGCCGTAATATTTATGAATGTTTTTTGCAATTATCATAGATCAAAATTCTAAGCGTAAAACTACATAATAATTATTTATTTTTTAGTGTTAATGTTTAGAGAGATATGCTATGATAACGTCTTGTAGATTACAATGAACTATTCCACTTATCAATTGCTCTTATCATTGCAAGAAGTACAACAGAACTCACATTTAAAAACTGTATTTTATATGAAAAGGAACTAGAGTTTGATTTTTGGAATGTAAATGGAATGTGGTGCTAGATATTTATCTTCTCTGTTTTCAATCAAAGCCATGTTTTCATCTTATTATAGTCTAAGAAATAAATAAATTTTAAAGAAAAGTTATTTACAATTGATTCGTCAAAGAGATTGTCTAAGTTTTTACCAAAATTAAGATCTGACATATCATCCTTATTAAATATGTTATTTCGGTATAAAGCTACTAATTGACTGCCAGGGGCAAATTCCCAAGAGTAATTCAAATCTAAATTCCATATGTTGTAATTAATATTATGGCTCGCCACATAGGCATTGGTATCTAAAGTACCCGCGTTATTTAATGCATAAAAGTTTTGATCATAGGTAACTGGAGACCAATAATGTCTAAAAGAAAGTGACAACGAAGATTTTACAGTAAAGCTATATTTACCAGATAATGAGTTTGTCACGGTCTTTACATCACGGTTTCCAAAGATAATAGACGCGTCGTCTAATTGATTTACCCATCCATTTTCATTTTTCAGCATGGAATACTGAAAATCATAAATAATTTGAAATTTATTGGTAAATCGGAACCGTGGTGATAGATTAACACTAATAAAATTTTCAGTGCTACTGTATCTTTTCCCGTATGTTACGCGTATGTCATAGGCAAACTTTTTTCTATAATCAGTAGAAATCCATCCTCCTAATTCTAAAATACCTTTTTGTTTAAAATAACGCCCATTTACTCTAGGTTCAAAATAATCATATAGATTTCCAATATTTGTTTCCATGTTTCCTCCAAATGCAAACCTATTTTTGGTGATAAAAAAAGCATCTAACTCAAACTCATTATCTGTATATGAATTGGGACTATTCAAATAGTCAATACTTGATTCAAAAGAAATGCGATAATCATTAAAGTGTTTGGAAGGTTCAAATATTTGATATGAAATTTCTCCAAAATAAGATGAACGATTATTTCTATTGATGAATCCTAAATCTTTGATGTCATAAGTATCATTATTTCTGTAGTGGCCTACACTATATTGTACATTCCCATATGTTTTTGACAACTCTAAAAATCCAGAAAATCCATCAGAAATTTCTCCATTTTCCTTAACATTACTCATTTTAAAGTTTCCTTTAATATTATATTGATTTTTTTTATCTGATATATCATAAAGGAGTCCCGTTACATTCGCATCTCTAAAACTACCATTTCTAGTCACGTTTGTATTTACTAAAGTTACGGATGAGTTTTTATTAAACTGTTGATCTAAAACCAATACATTATAATTCGCTAATGATTCCGTTACAACATTTCTTTTTTCATCTGTTTCTGTATTGGTAATCGTGGCTGTAGTCTTTTCTGTAATCGCATTAAAAATTCCAATACCCAATCCTTTTTTTGTACGACCAGACAATTTAATAGCATTTAGCATATTTACCTTGTCGGGATTGTTAGTAACTTCTTCATTAAGTGCTAGATCAGCTTCGGCAGAATTTCGGTCAACCGGACGGTTTCCAATTCTCCGAGAATAAAATAGATTTCCTTTGCTAAACAGTTCGGTACCTTCTGTGAAAAAAGCTCGTTGCTCATCATACTGAAGTTCAAAAGGTCCTAAGTTTAATTCTAAATCGTCAAAAGCGGTCTGGCCAAAATCAGGAATCAATGTTGCATCTAACGTGAAACTTTCATTGACACCATATTTTATATCTAGTCCTATATTTTGATCAAACTCAGAGCTACCATCAAAAGTTGTAAGTGAAACGGAAGCATAAGGTGAAAAACTCAATCGAGTAGGGGCTTCAATGTTTTTTATGCCTGTTAATAATCCGGAATACTGTGTAACTTCTCCTTTACTTTTATCTATATAATTCCAAACATATTTTTCATTGATATAGTGAATTCTTCTAAAAAAATTTATCCCCCAAGTTTCAACATTAGTTGAAAAACGCAAAGCAGAATAAGGTATTTTAATTTCAACCACCCAACTGTCTTTATTAAACTTGACTTTACTGTACCAAACCGCATTCCATGTAAAATCTTCATCACCATTGGCTACTTTAGCATCCCCTTGAGCCCCGGTACTTTGAACCACAAATTCAGTATCATTCTGACCATCATTATTAGGATTGATAGAAATAAGGAAAAAATCTGTATTACCAAATTGATCTCTATTACCAAATTCCATCGGTACTTTATCGGGAGTATCGTCATAAAGTGTTGCACCAAAATAGATAGCTTCATCGTCATAAGCCACTCTAACAGTGGTTTTTTTATTGTTTCTTTCAGCTCCACCATCTCCAGGTTCAAACATAACAAAATCGTTGGCAAGGTCTGTGTTTTGCCAAAAAGGCTCGTCTAAAACACCGTCAATTACAGGAGAGGCATTAATTTTTAATATTTCAATTTCTTTAGGAACAGCTTGGGAAAAGCAAATGTTATAAACGAATAGGAGTAAAATGAATGGGTAAAATTTCATTTAGTGTATTTGAATAGTTAGTGATTATTAAAGAGTTTACAAAACCTTACATAATCTTAAAGAGCAATTATTTGGTGAAAATAGCAATTAATTTTAAAAGTTAACTGAATTAACAAATGGTTTATTATTTTTGTAGTACTTATTCACAAAATTTAAAGAATGAACTTACACGAATATCAAGGAAAAGAAATATTAAATAGTTTTGGTGTTAGAATCCAAAGAGGTCGAGTAGCTCACAGTCATAAAGAAGCTGTGGAAGTAGCTAAACAAATTGCTGCAGAAACTGGTACTGGATGGTGGGTAATTAAAGCTCAAATACATGCAGGTGGTAGAGGTAAAGGTGGTGGTGTTAAATTGGCTAAGAACTTAGCTGAAGTTGATTCTATCTCTCAAGATATTATTGGAATGATGTTAAAAACGCCTCAAACTCCTCCACAAGGAAAAAAGGTAAGTCAAGTACTTATTGCAGAGGATGTTTATTATCCAGGTGAGCATGAGCCAGAAGAGTATTATATGTCGGTACTTTTAAACCGTGAAACAAGTAGAAATATGATTATGTATTCTACAGAAGGTGGTATGGATATTGAGACTGTTGCGGAAGAAACCCCTCATTTAATTTTTACAGAGGAGATTGACCCAACGGTTGGACTGTTACCTTTTCAAGCTCGTAAAATTGCTTTTAATTTTGGTTTATCAGGCGTAGCATTAAAAGAAATGGTGAAATTTGTTACAGCTTTATATAAAGCTTATGTAGAATCAGATGCTTCGCTTTTTGAAATAAACCCAGTATTAAAAACATCAGATGATAAAATTATGGCTGTTGATGCCAAAGTATCTATAGATGATAATGCTTTGTTTAGACGTAAGGAATATGCAGAAATGCGTGATTTACGCGAAGAGAACCCAATTGAAGTAGAAGCAAGGGCTGCTGGATTAAATTATGTAGATCTTGATGGAAATGTGGGCTGTATGGTAAACGGAGCAGGTTTAGCAATGGGAACTATGGACTTGATTAAACAAGCTGGTGGTGAACCTGCTAACTTCTTAGATGTTGGTGGTACTGCTGATGCTAAACGTGTTGAAACGGCTTTTAGAATAATCTTAAAAGATTCAAACGTAAAAGCTATTTTAGTAAATATTTTTGGTGGTATTGTTCGTTGCGATAGAGTAGCACAAGGTGTTGTAGATGCTTATACGAATATGGGTGATGCTATTAATGTACCCATTATAGTTCGTTTACAAGGAACAAATGCAAAAGAAGCTAAAGAGCTAATTGATAACAGTGGCATGGAAATTATTTCTGCTACTGAGTTTAAAGAAGCTGCTGATAAAGTGCAAGAAGTGCTTGCTAAATAATATAATAGAATTATTGACACATATGAAACCGATATTACATTCAAGAATAATAATTTTTTGCATGCTTTTATCGGTTTTTTCCGTTTCAGCACAGGATAAACTTACCTATGCAAACCCTTCAGATGTTGGTTTAGACTCCACATACATATATCATAATGTTGATTCTATTATGACCTTAGGAATTCAAAATCGTGCCTTTCCAGGAGCTCAAGTTTTAGTAGCCAAAGACAGTAAAATTATTTTTCATAAGGCCTACGGTTTTCAAACTTATGATTCGGTGCAGCAAGTCGGATTAAATGATATTTATGATTTAGCATCGGTGACTAAAATTACTGCAGCATTACCAGCAATAATGAAATTAGTTGATGAAGGTAAACTAGGTTTAGACAAGCCTTTTAGTGACTATTGGAAACCATGGAAGCATGTTAAAAATAAAAAAGACCTAACCTTACGCGAAATATTAGCTCATCAAGCTGGACTACAACCTTATATTGTTTTTTTAAGTAAAGTATTTAAGAAAAATGGTGAGATCAAAAAACGTTTTGTAAAACGAAAAGCAAAGCGGGGATATACCAATCAAGCCTATAATGGTTTGTTTATTAAAAACAGATTTAATAGAAAAATGTACCGAATTGCAAATCGGTCAAAAGTTTCTGCTATCAAAAAATATAAATATTCTGGCTTAACATTTTTAATGTATCCCGAATTGGTAAAACAAATAACGGGTAAACCATTCGATACCTACCTACAAGAAACTTTTTACAAACCTTTAGGGGCTTCAACAATGGGATTTCTTCCTAAAACTAAGAATTTCACGAATTCTATTATCCCAACTGAAGTAGATTCTCTTTTTAGAAAAGAGTTGACTAGAGGATGGGTACATGATGAAAATGCGGCATTACTTGGTGGCATTTCAGGAAATGCAGGACTATTTGCTACGGCTACAGATTTAGCTAAAATAATGCAGATGTATATGAATTATGGAGTTTATGATGGTAAACGTTATTTTTCTGAAGCTACCGTAAAAGAATTTACAAAAATTCAATACCCAGAAAACGACAATAGAAGGGGCTTAGGATTTGACAAACCATCTATCGGTAATGATACTTTAGCTTTAAAAGATGCATATCCTGCACCAGAAGTAAGTGCTGAAAGTTTTGGGCATTCTGGTTTTACAGGTACTTTTATTTGGGCAGATCCCAAAGAGAAATTGGTTTATATTTTCTTGTCAAATAGAGTAAATCCGACAAGAAAAAGTAGAGGAATTTACACATACAATATTAGAAGTGCAATTCAAGAAGTCTTTTATAAAGCAAAGAAAGAGTAACTAAAAACGATAATTCAATTCTAGTAAGGCACTTCTTTGCAACACTGGAAAAACAACAAAACTTTCATCAGGATTCGCATTTATATACTCCTTAGTAGCTCCATTAGCACTTGCTCCAAAACTATTTGCACCATAGAAATTGGCAAGCCCTTTAGAATTAAAAAGATTTGAAACTAAAATATGAGCAGATAAGTGGGCACTTATTTGATACCCAGTACCCATATTAAATAAACTATAAGAATCAAGCTCAAAACCATTGGCTACGTTTCCAAAACGTTTGCCCATAAATTGCCATTTAATAAATGCCGAAATTTTATTTTTCTGATATTCACTACTCAAATTAGTCATCAACTTAGGCGTAAACGCTAAGGTATTACCAGAAAAATCTAACGTTTGATCGTCAGCAGTATCAACAGAACCTGCTGCATCATAGATTTTCCATTTTGTAGCTTTGGGATTTTGAATAACACCGTTAAAACGTAATGTAATATTTTGAATAGGTTCATAAACACTTTCCCATTCCAGGCCCATAGTTCTCGAGGTATTAAAGAGTATGGGAGTATAGAAAATACTATTATTATCTGAATCAAATTCAAAATTGGCAGTACCGATATTTGTCAACTCACTCCAGAATAGCGTGCTTGTAAATGAGAAGTTACTGTGGGTATATTTAACACCCATTTCAGCTTGATTAATTTTTTGAACTTCTCCTTTCTTATTGATGGGTACATTTGAAAAATTATTAAAGTAATAATTTAATTCAGGAGCTTTATTTCCCTGCGAAAATCTAAAGAATACCGATGATTTCGTATTCATTTTATAGTTAATACCTGCTGAAAAAGACAGATAATTATAGCTAAAATTGAAATGATCTTTTTCTCCAGTTGGGTTTAAAATACCATTATCATAAGCCGTATTGTTATTTCCGTCTAGACCACCATCTTGCATATTTGAGTTAAAACGATCTTTACTACCTTTATGATTTATGGACTCATAACGTAACCCCAAATCTAAATTAAAACCTTCTGATATATCCCAGTTATCATTCAAAAAAGTAGCTATTTGACTTACATTAGCTTTTGAGTTAACAAAAAACAATCCACCATAATTACTAATTCCATTGTCATCAGACAATTTGATTATTGGTTCATTGGGATTTTCAAGAGTTACTTGTAGCATTCTAGGATTGGGTTCATAAGTAACATACCCAAAACTACCTTGGTTAAAAAATGAGTTATCAGAAAATCCCAATGCAACACCACCAGTAATATTATGATGGTCTATTTTTTTACTTAATGTTAACTGATCCATCCACTCATCAGCATTATTTTCGATATACCATGCTGATGTACCCATAATCGCATCATTTGGTAAATTACCATCAGTAAGATATTGAACAGGTTGTCCTGCTAAAATTCCACTATTATCTATACGTGCTACTTCAGCACCTGATTGAGCATCTTTAAAAACAACTTGTCCAATAGGGAAATCAGCACCACTTATAAAATAGGCGAGGGGATCATTTAATGAAACAAACGCATTACTTATTGAAGTCTGCCAATTGGCACTTTTGGTTGAAAATTTAAGATTGTTTTTTAGTTTCCAGTTATGGCCTAAATCTTGAGAAATATCAAACCCAAAAGCAAGATCTTTTGCATGCACGCCTTGTGATGGATTAAAACTATTGGTTGCACCTTGTGCTAAGTTTCTTCCATCAGGAATGTTAGCATTAAAACGAGGCATTAATAACGAAGTAGAACTAAAGTCTTGTCCAAAAGCAGGAGTAGGGTCATTCCAATTTACCGCAGCAACACCAGTATATCTGTTGGTGAAATCGTCTAATAGTTTACCATAGAATTTTAGAGTACCATTTTTATTTTGTTTAATTAAATCAAATTTAAACTGTCCACCTTTGCTAAAAGTAAAATTAGTATTACGAGCACCGTCATCGATTCTATAATGTCCACCAGCGTTTAAAAACCAATTATTACCTAAAGGACTACCGACAAATGCGTCAATTTTACGGAGGTAATTGTTTTCACCTTGAAAGCCACTAGATATTTTAATGTCACCACTAAATTTATTCTGAATGTCTTTAGAAATGAAATTATAAATTCCACCAGGAGCATTTAAGGCCGTAACAGAAGCACTACCACCTCTCATAGCTTCAACTTTTTCAGTTGTTAAATCAAATCGATGAAATAAATCAGGACTAAAGTA
The nucleotide sequence above comes from Aureibaculum algae. Encoded proteins:
- a CDS encoding ABC transporter ATP-binding protein, with the translated sequence MIIAKNIHKYYGDLEVLKGVDLHIKQGEIVAIVGPSGAGKTTLLQILGTLDKPSTKGLNNSIKSKLELNGQDVLNLNDRGLSKFRNEHIGFIFQFHQLLPEFTALENVCIPAYIAKKPKKEVEIAAKKILDFLGLSHRVDHKPNELSGGEQQRVAVARALINNPKVIFADEPSGNLDTASAKNLHELFFSLRDEFNQTFVIVTHNTELANMADRKLEMKDGRIVMSSEL
- a CDS encoding DUF5916 domain-containing protein, whose product is MKFYPFILLLFVYNICFSQAVPKEIEILKINASPVIDGVLDEPFWQNTDLANDFVMFEPGDGGAERNNKKTTVRVAYDDEAIYFGATLYDDTPDKVPMEFGNRDQFGNTDFFLISINPNNDGQNDTEFVVQSTGAQGDAKVANGDEDFTWNAVWYSKVKFNKDSWVVEIKIPYSALRFSTNVETWGINFFRRIHYINEKYVWNYIDKSKGEVTQYSGLLTGIKNIEAPTRLSFSPYASVSLTTFDGSSEFDQNIGLDIKYGVNESFTLDATLIPDFGQTAFDDLELNLGPFELQYDEQRAFFTEGTELFSKGNLFYSRRIGNRPVDRNSAEADLALNEEVTNNPDKVNMLNAIKLSGRTKKGLGIGIFNAITEKTTATITNTETDEKRNVVTESLANYNVLVLDQQFNKNSSVTLVNTNVTRNGSFRDANVTGLLYDISDKKNQYNIKGNFKMSNVKENGEISDGFSGFLELSKTYGNVQYSVGHYRNNDTYDIKDLGFINRNNRSSYFGEISYQIFEPSKHFNDYRISFESSIDYLNSPNSYTDNEFELDAFFITKNRFAFGGNMETNIGNLYDYFEPRVNGRYFKQKGILELGGWISTDYRKKFAYDIRVTYGKRYSSTENFISVNLSPRFRFTNKFQIIYDFQYSMLKNENGWVNQLDDASIIFGNRDVKTVTNSLSGKYSFTVKSSLSLSFRHYWSPVTYDQNFYALNNAGTLDTNAYVASHNINYNIWNLDLNYSWEFAPGSQLVALYRNNIFNKDDMSDLNFGKNLDNLFDESIVNNFSLKFIYFLDYNKMKTWL
- the sucC gene encoding ADP-forming succinate--CoA ligase subunit beta; this encodes MNLHEYQGKEILNSFGVRIQRGRVAHSHKEAVEVAKQIAAETGTGWWVIKAQIHAGGRGKGGGVKLAKNLAEVDSISQDIIGMMLKTPQTPPQGKKVSQVLIAEDVYYPGEHEPEEYYMSVLLNRETSRNMIMYSTEGGMDIETVAEETPHLIFTEEIDPTVGLLPFQARKIAFNFGLSGVALKEMVKFVTALYKAYVESDASLFEINPVLKTSDDKIMAVDAKVSIDDNALFRRKEYAEMRDLREENPIEVEARAAGLNYVDLDGNVGCMVNGAGLAMGTMDLIKQAGGEPANFLDVGGTADAKRVETAFRIILKDSNVKAILVNIFGGIVRCDRVAQGVVDAYTNMGDAINVPIIVRLQGTNAKEAKELIDNSGMEIISATEFKEAADKVQEVLAK
- a CDS encoding serine hydrolase domain-containing protein, which codes for MLLSVFSVSAQDKLTYANPSDVGLDSTYIYHNVDSIMTLGIQNRAFPGAQVLVAKDSKIIFHKAYGFQTYDSVQQVGLNDIYDLASVTKITAALPAIMKLVDEGKLGLDKPFSDYWKPWKHVKNKKDLTLREILAHQAGLQPYIVFLSKVFKKNGEIKKRFVKRKAKRGYTNQAYNGLFIKNRFNRKMYRIANRSKVSAIKKYKYSGLTFLMYPELVKQITGKPFDTYLQETFYKPLGASTMGFLPKTKNFTNSIIPTEVDSLFRKELTRGWVHDENAALLGGISGNAGLFATATDLAKIMQMYMNYGVYDGKRYFSEATVKEFTKIQYPENDNRRGLGFDKPSIGNDTLALKDAYPAPEVSAESFGHSGFTGTFIWADPKEKLVYIFLSNRVNPTRKSRGIYTYNIRSAIQEVFYKAKKE
- a CDS encoding TonB-dependent receptor, whose amino-acid sequence is MELFAFFETNSFRNKQLFLALLLFGIFNSSIIAQSTIHGEVQDTNGNLLEGVNVVLNPTYSGTTTNAEGQFKFQNIPTGNYSLTLSYIGYKTIHDSIYVSEKEILQNFVLEEDLLNLQNVVITGTFEPKVQLESSTSMSVLNAEMIQQVYPQGTANLLQSIPGTFVDASAGEVFTKVYTRGVSASAEDDMGWYYVSLQEDGLPVSLAQYSYFSPDLFHRFDLTTEKVEAMRGGSASVTALNAPGGIYNFISKDIQNKFSGDIKISSGFQGENNYLRKIDAFVGSPLGNNWFLNAGGHYRIDDGARNTNFTFSKGGQFKFDLIKQNKNGTLKFYGKLLDDFTNRYTGVAAVNWNDPTPAFGQDFSSTSLLMPRFNANIPDGRNLAQGATNSFNPSQGVHAKDLAFGFDISQDLGHNWKLKNNLKFSTKSANWQTSISNAFVSLNDPLAYFISGADFPIGQVVFKDAQSGAEVARIDNSGILAGQPVQYLTDGNLPNDAIMGTSAWYIENNADEWMDQLTLSKKIDHHNITGGVALGFSDNSFFNQGSFGYVTYEPNPRMLQVTLENPNEPIIKLSDDNGISNYGGLFFVNSKANVSQIATFLNDNWDISEGFNLDLGLRYESINHKGSKDRFNSNMQDGGLDGNNNTAYDNGILNPTGEKDHFNFSYNYLSFSAGINYKMNTKSSVFFRFSQGNKAPELNYYFNNFSNVPINKKGEVQKINQAEMGVKYTHSNFSFTSTLFWSELTNIGTANFEFDSDNNSIFYTPILFNTSRTMGLEWESVYEPIQNITLRFNGVIQNPKATKWKIYDAAGSVDTADDQTLDFSGNTLAFTPKLMTNLSSEYQKNKISAFIKWQFMGKRFGNVANGFELDSYSLFNMGTGYQISAHLSAHILVSNLFNSKGLANFYGANSFGASANGATKEYINANPDESFVVFPVLQRSALLELNYRF